In one Photobacterium swingsii genomic region, the following are encoded:
- a CDS encoding LysE family translocator, producing MDILNVEAFLIAITILTLTPGLDTALVIRNTSRSGLADGCMTSFGICSGLFVHAFFSAVGISAILAQSAELFQMVKMVGATYLIWLGVSSLRAMVKNKGCIEIGELVQGTYSAKRSLREGFLSNVLNPKTAVFYLAFLPQFVNPEGSPLWQSMLMASIHFIIAMVWQCGLASILNSAKNLLKNARFMHWMEGVTAVVLVGLGIKLLMEESP from the coding sequence ATGGATATCCTAAACGTTGAGGCATTTCTAATTGCCATCACCATTTTAACGCTGACTCCAGGGTTAGATACCGCATTGGTCATTCGTAACACCAGCCGCTCGGGGTTGGCCGACGGTTGCATGACAAGTTTTGGTATTTGTAGTGGGCTTTTTGTCCATGCTTTTTTTTCTGCAGTTGGAATTTCTGCTATTTTGGCGCAATCAGCAGAACTATTTCAGATGGTCAAGATGGTGGGGGCTACATACCTGATTTGGTTAGGGGTAAGTAGTTTACGGGCTATGGTGAAAAATAAAGGATGCATTGAAATTGGGGAGTTGGTACAAGGCACTTATAGCGCGAAACGGTCTTTGCGTGAAGGCTTCTTGTCGAATGTTTTAAACCCTAAAACAGCGGTATTCTATCTTGCGTTTCTTCCCCAGTTTGTAAACCCAGAAGGATCACCCTTATGGCAGTCAATGCTAATGGCTTCGATTCACTTCATTATTGCTATGGTATGGCAATGTGGCTTGGCTAGTATATTGAACTCAGCCAAAAACCTTCTTAAAAATGCACGCTTTATGCACTGGATGGAAGGTGTCACAGCTGTGGTGTTAGTGGGGCTTGGCATTAAATTGTTAATGGAAGAATCGCCATAA